A part of Candidatus Stoquefichus sp. SB1 genomic DNA contains:
- a CDS encoding putative ABC transporter permease, producing MERYISALVISFFIYGFCGWIWESFICPLITGHKIKNSGFLNGPIVPIYGVGALVVSLLFSPQESYLSIFIEGAFVACVIEYLTSWAMEALYHHRWWDYSDKAFNVNGRVCLEGFLVFGLFSVIAVKFVQPAIMEWLLQYGMVLLLVVATVLTTILTIDLIFTIIALAHLEERLEEFRKMVEEYTVKAFDGFESSKKNLYEIFEDMKVKDMPIYQEITKQTKFAEKRILKAFPHLMNKKK from the coding sequence ATGGAAAGGTATATCAGTGCACTTGTGATTTCTTTTTTTATTTATGGTTTTTGTGGATGGATATGGGAATCTTTCATCTGTCCATTAATAACAGGACATAAAATTAAAAACAGTGGTTTTTTGAATGGACCGATTGTACCTATTTATGGTGTAGGAGCATTGGTTGTTTCTTTATTATTTTCACCTCAAGAAAGTTATTTATCTATATTTATAGAAGGAGCTTTTGTTGCATGTGTTATTGAATATTTAACTTCTTGGGCAATGGAGGCATTATATCATCATCGTTGGTGGGATTACTCTGATAAAGCTTTTAATGTGAATGGGAGAGTCTGCTTAGAAGGATTTTTGGTATTTGGACTTTTTAGTGTGATTGCAGTTAAATTTGTTCAGCCAGCAATAATGGAATGGTTATTACAATATGGAATGGTTCTTTTATTAGTTGTTGCAACCGTTTTAACTACAATTTTGACTATTGATTTAATTTTTACGATTATTGCATTGGCTCATTTAGAAGAGCGCTTGGAAGAGTTTAGAAAAATGGTAGAAGAATATACTGTCAAAGCATTTGATGGTTTTGAAAGCAGTAAGAAGAACTTGTATGAGATATTTGAGGATATGAAAGTTAAGGATATGCCAATATATCAGGAAATTACAAAACAGACAAAGTTTGCTGAGAAGCGTATTTTAAAAGCTTTCCCTCACTTAATGAATAAGAAAAAATAA
- a CDS encoding MATE family efflux transporter, translating to MKKFLGNKVFYMTTLSIALPIMAQQFVTSFVNLIDNIMIGSVGSLALTSVTVANRVYLIFNSTMFGICGAAGIFIAQYYGAKKYQNCQKILNINLSCGLLVAGLFVVALMTVPRQLMEIFSSNPAVIEESLRYIQFAVLTYIPFAMSFSIMMAMRAVGINKIQLIVGLITVVTNTSLNYLLIFGNFGFPTLGVQGAAIATAIARFLELGIYLIILKRHKHFFTFSLRNLFHLDTSLIRSMIRKAIPLTANEILFSLGLAMIFLSYMRCDESLISAISVVDTVMQIAYIVFGGLSSAISILIGNRLGANQIEEAKANAYKLLAFGVMIGLTISVIFIGVAPLIASFYNVEDMIKETIVMLLRIKSLLLPIYVYNVCVFFTLRAGGDTFSTMLMDSGFLWCAGVLLSTVLSIFTNLSLVQLFAIVEACDLLKLFVATYFFKKGRWAKNMTLTQEVVY from the coding sequence ATGAAAAAATTTTTGGGGAATAAAGTTTTTTATATGACAACATTATCCATTGCTTTGCCAATTATGGCACAGCAATTTGTAACAAGTTTTGTAAATCTCATTGATAATATTATGATTGGTAGTGTTGGAAGTCTAGCATTAACTTCAGTAACTGTAGCTAATCGTGTATATCTGATTTTTAATTCAACAATGTTTGGTATTTGTGGGGCCGCTGGTATTTTTATTGCTCAATATTATGGAGCGAAGAAATATCAGAATTGTCAAAAGATACTTAATATCAATTTATCATGTGGACTTTTAGTGGCGGGATTATTTGTTGTGGCTTTAATGACAGTGCCTAGACAACTGATGGAAATATTTTCATCTAATCCTGCTGTTATTGAAGAAAGTTTACGTTATATTCAGTTTGCAGTATTGACTTATATTCCTTTTGCTATGAGTTTTAGTATTATGATGGCTATGCGTGCTGTAGGAATTAATAAAATTCAGTTGATAGTTGGGCTAATTACTGTAGTAACCAATACTTCATTGAATTATTTATTGATTTTTGGAAATTTTGGTTTTCCAACATTAGGAGTACAAGGAGCGGCCATTGCAACTGCTATAGCTAGATTTTTAGAATTAGGTATTTATTTAATTATTTTAAAACGACATAAACATTTTTTTACTTTTTCATTGCGAAATTTGTTCCATCTTGACACATCATTAATTCGTTCAATGATTAGAAAAGCAATTCCACTCACTGCTAATGAAATTTTATTTTCATTAGGATTAGCTATGATTTTCTTATCCTATATGCGTTGTGATGAAAGCTTGATTTCAGCTATTAGTGTTGTTGATACAGTTATGCAAATTGCATATATTGTATTTGGTGGGTTATCGAGTGCTATTTCTATTTTAATTGGGAATCGTTTAGGCGCAAATCAGATTGAAGAAGCCAAAGCAAATGCTTATAAATTATTAGCATTTGGTGTTATGATTGGTTTGACAATTAGTGTTATTTTTATTGGTGTAGCACCATTGATTGCTTCCTTTTATAATGTTGAAGATATGATTAAAGAAACAATTGTTATGTTGTTGAGAATTAAGTCTTTATTGTTACCTATTTATGTTTATAATGTCTGTGTATTTTTTACATTAAGAGCTGGTGGTGATACTTTCTCAACAATGTTGATGGACTCTGGTTTTTTATGGTGTGCAGGAGTTCTTTTATCAACAGTTTTATCTATTTTTACGAATTTATCACTTGTTCAATTGTTTGCAATTGTTGAGGCCTGTGATTTACTGAAATTGTTTGTTGCTACGTATTTCTTTAAAAAAGGACGATGGGCTAAAAATATGACATTAACTCAGGAAGTCGTTTATTAA
- a CDS encoding class I SAM-dependent methyltransferase, with the protein MNITDENIDGGKAFDFGKTSADYAKFRDIYPQEFYDKIINRQLCMSGQSVLDMGTGTGVLPRNMYRYGAKWTGTDISENQIEQAKILSEGMDIDYYALSAENINFPDESFDVITACQCFWYFNHEEIVSKFYRMLKPNGRILVLYMAWLPYEDKIAGASEKLALKYSPQWSGAGETIHPISIPDCYDEKFELIYHEEYPLYVHFTRESWNGRMKACRGIGASLTEEEIAMWEQEHLKLLTDNAPAEFDVLHYGAIAELKKK; encoded by the coding sequence ATGAATATAACAGATGAAAATATTGATGGTGGAAAAGCTTTTGATTTTGGGAAAACTTCAGCAGATTATGCAAAATTTAGAGATATTTATCCACAGGAATTTTATGATAAAATCATAAACCGTCAATTATGTATGAGTGGTCAAAGTGTCCTTGATATGGGAACAGGAACAGGAGTTCTACCTAGAAATATGTATCGCTATGGAGCAAAATGGACAGGTACAGACATATCTGAAAATCAAATTGAACAAGCTAAAATTCTTTCGGAAGGTATGGATATTGATTATTATGCATTATCAGCAGAAAACATCAATTTCCCAGATGAATCATTTGATGTTATTACGGCTTGTCAATGTTTCTGGTATTTCAATCATGAGGAAATTGTATCTAAGTTTTATCGTATGCTTAAGCCTAATGGACGGATTCTTGTATTGTATATGGCTTGGTTGCCTTATGAAGATAAAATTGCAGGAGCAAGTGAAAAACTTGCACTGAAATATAGTCCACAGTGGAGTGGTGCTGGAGAAACAATCCACCCAATAAGTATACCTGATTGTTATGATGAAAAATTTGAACTCATTTATCATGAAGAGTATCCTTTATATGTACATTTTACTCGTGAAAGCTGGAATGGAAGAATGAAGGCTTGTCGTGGGATTGGTGCTTCACTTACGGAAGAAGAGATTGCCATGTGGGAACAGGAACATTTAAAGTTACTTACTGATAATGCTCCTGCTGAGTTTGATGTTTTGCATTATGGTGCCATTGCTGAACTTAAAAAGAAGTAA
- a CDS encoding polysaccharide deacetylase — protein sequence MKKIFFSCIAVLACAGIIYISQQPRIHFIHDEIHLSLYEEVKPYDYIEEVSHMDIEELQIHSQVNNEKLGEYKIEYVYRNKTFTLKIFIDDKIPPQFDTVNTKILRNEKVNPESLVKNIQDDSKTIVYFKEDYIFNEVKTYRVIVVVEDEYENKTEKNAYVLVEERDNEAPTISGLDKVTMLIGDEIDLKKGITVQDDHDKNPKLTIDDSQLNIRKTGEYEVYYHVVDDQGNEETYTRLVEVLSQYDNREAKQDGKKTCYLTFDDGPSSNTAKILKVLDEYHIKATFFVTGTSPKDFHYIKEAYEKGHTIGLHTYSHDYELIYSSLKNYINDLNKIKDVVYEQTGVYTKFMRFPGGSSNLVSKKYNVGIMKRLTKKVIDLGYQYYDWTSINGDGEGIKTVNGLKKKAIEEIGDKEDIMFLMHDSSGQDNTVKALPAILDYLIKKGYQFEVIDQYSPTFHHTVQN from the coding sequence ATGAAAAAGATCTTTTTTTCTTGCATAGCAGTTTTAGCTTGTGCAGGTATAATTTACATTTCGCAACAACCAAGAATTCATTTTATTCATGATGAAATTCATTTGTCATTATATGAAGAAGTGAAACCTTATGATTATATTGAAGAGGTTTCACATATGGATATAGAAGAATTACAAATTCATAGTCAAGTGAATAATGAAAAATTAGGTGAATATAAAATTGAGTATGTTTATCGAAATAAAACATTTACATTAAAGATATTTATTGATGATAAAATTCCTCCTCAATTTGATACAGTCAATACCAAAATATTACGTAATGAAAAAGTGAATCCTGAATCATTAGTTAAAAATATTCAAGATGATTCAAAAACAATTGTTTATTTTAAAGAAGATTATATTTTTAATGAAGTGAAAACATATCGAGTTATTGTTGTTGTAGAAGATGAATATGAAAATAAAACAGAAAAAAATGCATATGTGTTAGTAGAAGAAAGAGATAATGAAGCACCAACAATATCTGGATTAGATAAAGTAACAATGTTAATTGGTGATGAAATAGATTTAAAAAAGGGGATTACAGTTCAGGATGACCATGATAAGAATCCTAAATTAACAATTGATGATTCGCAGTTAAATATTCGTAAAACAGGTGAATATGAAGTTTATTATCACGTTGTGGATGATCAGGGCAATGAAGAAACATATACACGTTTAGTAGAAGTTTTGAGTCAATATGATAATCGTGAAGCAAAACAAGATGGTAAAAAAACATGTTATTTAACTTTCGATGATGGGCCCTCGAGCAATACCGCTAAAATTCTAAAGGTATTAGATGAATATCATATAAAAGCCACTTTCTTTGTCACGGGAACATCTCCTAAAGATTTTCATTATATTAAAGAAGCCTATGAAAAAGGACATACAATTGGGTTACACACATATAGTCATGATTATGAACTCATCTATAGTTCACTGAAGAATTATATTAATGATTTAAATAAGATTAAAGATGTAGTTTATGAACAAACTGGAGTTTATACAAAATTTATGCGTTTTCCTGGTGGTTCAAGTAACCTTGTTTCTAAAAAGTATAATGTAGGTATTATGAAACGATTAACAAAGAAAGTCATTGATTTAGGATATCAGTATTATGATTGGACATCTATTAATGGTGATGGTGAGGGTATTAAAACAGTGAATGGCTTAAAAAAGAAAGCCATTGAAGAAATTGGTGATAAAGAAGATATTATGTTTTTAATGCATGATAGTTCAGGACAGGATAATACAGTTAAAGCATTGCCAGCTATATTAGATTATCTGATTAAAAAAGGCTATCAGTTTGAAGTCATAGATCAGTATTCTCCAACTTTTCATCATACAGTACAAAACTAA
- a CDS encoding putative bifunctional diguanylate cyclase/phosphodiesterase, giving the protein MKLKYNKVFQKNSLFKRIFIPMCMLIASVVIFLIGFSYYYDILGEMNANSRSLFDQQVKNRAHDLQTSMITKWSNIEGEINRINAITKNLVDSHQISLDHLTNSSQDSLLLLEKTSDELITMLRNHGTTGAYLFLSDGQFTQKNSQFFPGIYVIDNDPESVYTSTNTDLLLARSPKELVDKLNISTDSCWQPSFQFNREDYIFYEKAFQNFQLVIDNPDFSLNDVGCWIQPYKLYGSDTYSISFMLPLICNQKVYGAIRVDISFAYLQKILNYDELLNNGNSGYVLALKEDDHTYQSMFLNGPYYSRSFNDFSKMKVEGTDEQYIDDKIYCSASSLKLYNTNTPYENERWVLLGLVDKSELYSITNHLTEIFTFIFVVIIVLGALLSFVLTKYITKPIVDLAKRIAHPTGAMARLKLAKTNIIEIDQLIQAIEKMNNDVLESASRFTNIIRLANTKLAGFEIDYTTNQLFITDQFFDIFMLHDIDTRHMSVDEFKKLFNTFDGCCKATKNHNEYVYHIETSTDEVYLRLRYHSDKEKCVGLLEEISDVIKERLAIEHERDHDVLTGLMNRRAFQRKMKRLFSVHKSQLNVGALVMMDLDNLKAINDKYGHDCGDSYIKGTARIFKENSPKQTIVSRTSGDEFYLFYYGYHSKDQIAEQLERLKKALAIASIELPNQQKVKIRVSGGIAWYPDDSTDFEELQRYSDYAMYSVKKTVKGEIGVFNLLDYENNSYIMKKRIDFHQFMDERMMVYHFQPIISTNTGEIYGYEALLRSSHPTLKDPKEIIMLAKLEAQLSQIEAMTWREALYSYNEYYHQGKVHKNHKVFINSLSHQLIADEQIEQIEKNYHELLHNVVLEVTEYEDTNQDCFEAKKATLSRWKAEIALDDYGSGYNSERNLLMINPTYVKIDMDIIRDIDTDIDKQKIVENIVSYCHERGKSVIAEGIESLEELQVVLRLEVDFVQGFLFAKAMPLPSQINEKGIQCILEYQKKRLKEGL; this is encoded by the coding sequence ATGAAATTAAAATATAATAAAGTATTTCAAAAAAATTCTTTATTTAAAAGAATTTTTATCCCCATGTGTATGCTGATTGCCTCTGTTGTTATATTTTTAATTGGGTTTAGTTATTATTATGATATATTGGGGGAAATGAATGCAAACAGCCGAAGTTTATTTGATCAGCAAGTCAAAAATAGAGCACATGATTTACAAACATCTATGATTACGAAATGGTCTAATATTGAAGGTGAGATTAATCGTATTAATGCAATTACCAAAAATCTTGTTGATAGTCATCAGATTTCATTGGATCACTTAACAAATTCTTCTCAGGATAGTTTATTGCTGCTTGAAAAAACTTCTGATGAACTGATTACAATGTTGCGAAATCATGGCACGACAGGGGCTTATTTGTTTTTAAGTGATGGACAGTTTACGCAAAAAAACAGTCAGTTTTTCCCAGGTATTTATGTTATTGATAATGATCCAGAAAGCGTCTATACGTCAACGAATACAGATCTTTTATTAGCACGTTCTCCTAAAGAACTTGTTGATAAATTAAATATATCAACAGATAGTTGTTGGCAACCATCATTTCAATTTAATCGGGAAGATTATATATTTTATGAAAAAGCTTTTCAAAATTTTCAGTTAGTGATTGATAATCCGGATTTTTCATTGAATGATGTTGGATGCTGGATTCAGCCGTATAAGCTTTATGGCAGTGATACATATAGTATTTCATTTATGCTTCCATTGATCTGTAATCAAAAGGTATATGGAGCTATTAGGGTAGATATTTCATTTGCTTATTTACAGAAGATATTGAATTATGATGAATTGCTTAATAATGGGAATAGTGGATATGTATTGGCTTTAAAAGAAGATGATCATACATATCAGTCAATGTTTTTAAATGGGCCTTATTATTCACGCTCATTTAATGATTTTTCTAAAATGAAAGTTGAAGGGACTGATGAACAATATATTGATGATAAAATTTATTGTTCTGCGTCTTCATTGAAACTCTATAATACCAATACACCTTATGAAAATGAAAGATGGGTATTATTGGGACTGGTGGATAAGAGCGAACTTTATAGTATTACCAATCATTTAACAGAAATATTTACATTTATATTTGTTGTTATTATTGTTTTAGGAGCACTTCTTTCTTTTGTTTTAACGAAATATATTACAAAGCCAATTGTTGATTTGGCAAAACGAATTGCCCATCCAACAGGTGCTATGGCACGTTTGAAATTGGCTAAAACAAATATTATTGAAATTGATCAATTAATTCAGGCTATTGAAAAAATGAATAATGATGTGCTTGAATCAGCATCACGTTTTACTAATATTATTCGATTAGCAAATACCAAATTGGCTGGTTTTGAAATTGACTATACAACCAATCAATTGTTTATTACAGATCAATTTTTTGATATTTTTATGTTACATGATATAGATACAAGACATATGTCAGTTGATGAATTTAAAAAATTATTTAATACATTTGATGGATGTTGCAAAGCAACAAAGAATCATAATGAGTATGTTTATCATATTGAGACATCAACTGATGAGGTATATTTACGTTTGAGATATCATAGTGATAAAGAAAAATGTGTTGGTTTATTGGAAGAAATTAGTGATGTTATTAAAGAACGATTAGCAATTGAACATGAAAGAGATCATGATGTTTTAACTGGTTTAATGAATCGACGTGCGTTCCAAAGAAAAATGAAACGATTGTTTAGTGTTCATAAGAGTCAGTTGAATGTTGGAGCATTGGTGATGATGGATTTAGATAATTTAAAGGCTATTAATGATAAATATGGCCATGATTGTGGAGATTCCTATATTAAAGGAACGGCACGCATATTTAAAGAGAATTCACCAAAGCAAACAATTGTATCGCGTACATCTGGCGATGAATTTTATCTTTTCTATTATGGATATCATAGTAAAGATCAAATTGCTGAACAGTTAGAGCGTTTAAAAAAGGCTTTAGCGATTGCTAGTATTGAATTACCAAATCAACAAAAAGTTAAGATTCGAGTATCTGGCGGTATTGCCTGGTATCCAGATGATAGTACCGATTTTGAAGAATTACAAAGATATTCTGATTATGCAATGTATTCTGTGAAGAAAACAGTTAAGGGCGAAATAGGAGTTTTCAATCTTTTGGATTATGAGAATAATTCCTATATTATGAAAAAACGCATTGATTTTCATCAATTTATGGATGAAAGAATGATGGTTTATCATTTTCAGCCAATTATTAGTACTAATACTGGTGAAATTTATGGCTATGAAGCACTTTTGCGTTCTTCTCATCCAACTTTAAAAGATCCTAAAGAAATTATTATGTTAGCGAAATTAGAAGCACAGTTAAGCCAAATAGAAGCTATGACATGGCGTGAAGCATTATACTCTTATAATGAATATTATCATCAAGGAAAAGTACACAAAAATCATAAAGTTTTTATTAATTCACTATCACATCAATTAATCGCTGATGAACAGATAGAGCAGATTGAAAAAAATTATCATGAACTTTTACATAATGTTGTATTAGAAGTCACTGAATATGAAGATACAAATCAAGATTGTTTTGAGGCAAAGAAAGCAACATTATCTCGTTGGAAAGCGGAAATTGCATTAGATGATTATGGTAGTGGGTATAATAGTGAACGTAATTTATTGATGATTAATCCAACTTATGTAAAGATAGATATGGATATTATTCGTGATATTGATACTGATATTGATAAACAAAAAATTGTTGAGAATATTGTATCTTATTGCCATGAAAGAGGGAAAAGTGTGATTGCTGAGGGAATTGAGTCTTTAGAAGAATTACAGGTTGTTTTAAGATTGGAAGTTGATTTTGTACAAGGATTTTTATTTGCTAAGGCAATGCCTTTACCTAGTCAAATTAATGAAAAGGGAATTCAATGTATTTTAGAGTATCAAAAGAAAAGATTAAAAGAGGGATTATAA
- a CDS encoding UDP-N-acetylmuramoyl-L-alanyl-D-glutamate--2,6-diaminopimelate ligase, translating to MKLKQLVEEMDYEVLQGDLNQDVSQIDYDSRTVKDRSLFVCIPGANVDGHDFIDQVIDQGARVIVVERDVPFREGITYMKVPEARKALALLSCAFFGHPSRQMTVIGITGTKGKTTTSYMVESILEKANKKVGIIGTIGSIVNGEFQKTKNTTPESFELQRLMRQMVDCGCEYCVMEVSSQGLMLNRVAGIDFDYGVFTNLSPDHIGEHEHHSFEHYMECKKMLFQMCKVGIFNQDDEHYGDMIKGAKCDIKTYSLHHESDLKASHIQLSQGQGTLGVSFQTSGIINAEFETDIPGRFSVYNSLVAIMLCHLLHIETNYIQAALKQVRVRGRVEIVPVRQPYTVMIDYAHNALSFESILQTIMDYHPHRIYCVYGAGGHRDVKRRYDVGEIVAKYKAFSILTADNPRGESISKICQDIVTGIQRIGGEYVIIEDRKEAIHYALDHGETGDVILCLGKGHEDYQIIDQEPLAFSEKEIIEEYFQL from the coding sequence ATGAAATTAAAACAATTAGTAGAAGAAATGGATTATGAAGTTTTACAAGGTGATTTGAATCAAGATGTTAGTCAGATTGATTATGATTCAAGAACTGTTAAAGATAGAAGTTTATTTGTATGTATTCCAGGTGCCAATGTTGATGGGCATGATTTTATTGATCAAGTGATTGATCAAGGTGCTCGTGTTATTGTTGTTGAACGTGATGTTCCTTTTCGTGAAGGCATTACATACATGAAAGTACCTGAGGCTAGAAAAGCATTAGCACTTTTATCGTGTGCCTTTTTTGGACATCCAAGTCGTCAGATGACAGTGATTGGAATTACTGGAACAAAAGGAAAAACGACAACATCTTATATGGTGGAATCAATTTTAGAAAAAGCTAATAAGAAAGTAGGAATTATTGGAACAATTGGTTCTATTGTCAATGGAGAGTTTCAAAAAACAAAGAATACAACACCAGAATCATTTGAATTACAAAGATTAATGAGACAAATGGTAGATTGTGGATGTGAGTATTGTGTTATGGAAGTTTCATCACAAGGATTGATGCTTAATCGTGTGGCAGGAATTGATTTTGATTATGGTGTTTTTACAAATCTTTCACCAGATCATATTGGAGAGCATGAACATCATTCTTTTGAACATTATATGGAATGTAAGAAAATGCTATTTCAAATGTGTAAAGTAGGGATTTTTAATCAGGATGATGAACATTATGGAGATATGATTAAAGGTGCAAAATGTGATATCAAAACTTATTCATTACATCATGAAAGTGATTTAAAGGCATCCCATATTCAATTAAGTCAAGGTCAAGGAACTTTGGGTGTTTCTTTTCAAACATCTGGAATTATTAATGCTGAGTTTGAAACAGACATTCCAGGACGTTTTAGTGTTTATAACTCGCTTGTAGCGATTATGCTTTGTCATCTTTTACACATTGAGACAAATTATATTCAAGCGGCTTTAAAGCAAGTCAGAGTAAGAGGACGTGTTGAAATTGTGCCAGTCAGACAACCTTATACTGTTATGATTGATTACGCTCATAATGCACTTTCATTTGAGAGCATTCTTCAGACCATCATGGATTATCATCCACATCGCATTTATTGTGTTTATGGTGCAGGTGGACATCGTGATGTTAAACGTCGTTATGATGTTGGAGAAATTGTTGCAAAATATAAAGCTTTTTCGATATTAACAGCGGATAATCCACGTGGCGAAAGTATTTCAAAAATTTGTCAGGATATTGTGACAGGTATTCAACGTATTGGTGGAGAATATGTGATTATTGAAGACCGTAAAGAAGCAATTCATTATGCTTTAGATCATGGAGAAACTGGTGATGTCATTTTATGCTTAGGCAAAGGACATGAAGATTATCAAATTATTGATCAAGAACCTCTGGCATTTAGTGAAAAAGAAATTATTGAAGAATATTTTCAATTATAG
- a CDS encoding PF20097 family protein: MICPQCGKEMQPGFLQTGNIIAFNKTRHKISLNSKHEEDVMIAKNTLMGSDFHAFICKECGLIVFDYKNVISHL; this comes from the coding sequence ATGATTTGTCCTCAATGTGGCAAAGAGATGCAGCCAGGATTTTTACAAACAGGGAATATCATTGCATTCAATAAAACAAGACATAAAATATCGTTAAATTCAAAACATGAAGAGGATGTTATGATAGCAAAAAACACTCTCATGGGATCAGATTTTCATGCCTTTATTTGTAAAGAATGTGGTCTGATTGTGTTTGATTATAAAAATGTTATCTCACATTTATAG
- a CDS encoding PTS transporter subunit IIC, which yields MARASQKENYIVKTLNGMAYGFFASLIIGTILKQIGGAIHWGDLIYWGQLATYLMGPAIGVGIAVVLDAKGLNMIAAVIAGAIGAGTFSISGQNVSVAVGNPVSAYLAVILAIEVTKLIQDKTPLDILLVPLTSILCAGLITKFVGPYISQVIVWIGDLINQGVTMQPLLMGMIVAVLMGMALTAPISSAAIGIMLGLNGLAAGAALAGCCAQMVGLAIMSMDDNQIGDVIAIGIGTSMLQFKNIVKRPIIWLPPIVASLITGILSTAVLGIKCTPVGSGMGTAGLVGLLECIQVMGSSFWLPLIIVDVLVPMAICWSMYRAFRKLNYIKSGDMKLTRL from the coding sequence ATGGCACGTGCATCACAAAAAGAAAACTATATTGTTAAGACACTTAATGGGATGGCCTATGGCTTTTTTGCCAGTCTCATTATTGGAACAATATTAAAACAAATTGGTGGGGCAATACATTGGGGTGATTTGATTTATTGGGGACAGTTAGCGACATATTTAATGGGACCGGCTATTGGTGTAGGAATTGCTGTTGTCTTAGATGCAAAAGGTCTTAATATGATTGCAGCTGTTATTGCTGGAGCAATTGGTGCTGGGACATTTTCTATCAGTGGACAAAATGTATCTGTTGCTGTAGGAAATCCTGTATCTGCTTATTTAGCTGTTATATTGGCTATTGAAGTTACAAAACTTATACAAGATAAAACACCTTTGGATATTTTATTGGTTCCATTGACTTCTATTCTTTGTGCTGGTTTGATTACAAAATTTGTTGGACCTTATATTTCTCAAGTGATTGTATGGATTGGTGATTTAATTAATCAAGGTGTAACAATGCAGCCTTTGTTAATGGGAATGATTGTTGCGGTTTTAATGGGAATGGCTTTAACTGCTCCGATTTCATCAGCAGCTATTGGTATTATGTTAGGTTTAAATGGTTTGGCGGCTGGTGCTGCTTTAGCAGGATGCTGTGCTCAAATGGTTGGATTGGCTATCATGTCAATGGATGATAATCAAATTGGTGATGTCATTGCTATTGGTATTGGAACTAGTATGTTACAATTTAAAAATATTGTTAAACGTCCGATTATATGGCTTCCACCAATCGTAGCAAGTCTTATTACAGGAATCCTTTCAACTGCTGTTTTAGGTATCAAATGTACACCTGTTGGTTCTGGAATGGGAACGGCTGGACTGGTAGGATTATTAGAATGTATACAGGTCATGGGATCATCTTTCTGGTTACCTTTAATTATCGTAGATGTTCTTGTCCCAATGGCAATTTGCTGGAGTATGTATCGTGCCTTTCGTAAATTGAATTACATAAAAAGTGGAGATATGAAATTAACAAGATTATAA